CTCCTCCACCTACTACCGGTGGCGCCAGGCCGAGACCGAACCGTGCGAACGGCGCCGCCGGGATGCCGAGCTGACCAGCAGGATCCGGCAGGTCCACGAGGAGTCCGGCGGGATCTACGGCTCACCCCGCGTGCACGCCGTCCTCAAGCGTGAGGGCGTCCACGTCGGCAGGAAGCGCGTCGAGCGGCTCATGCGCCAGGCCGGCCTGGCCGGGATCAGTCCCCGCCGGGGCAAGGGTTTCACTCGCCGTGACCCGGACGCCGATCTGGCCCCTGACCTGGTGCAACGCGACTTCACCGCGGCCGGGCCGAACCGGCTGTGGGTTACCGACCTGACCATGATCCCCACCGGGGAGGGGCCGTTGTGGCTGTCCGCGATCCGCGACGCGTTCTCCCGCCGGGTGGTGGCCTGGGAGACCTCCGCCCGCGCCGACGCCGATCTGGTCCTGACCTCGCTGGAATACGCCCTGGCCAGCCGCGAGGTCGCCCCCGGAGAGCTTATTCACCACGCCGACCACGGCTGTCAATACACGTCCGTGAAGCTCACAACACGCCTGGTCAGGGCCGGGATCCAGGCTTCCATGGGCTCGGTCGGCGACTCGTACGACAACGCCCTCGCGGAGAACCTGTGGATGGTCATCAAGACCGAGTGCATCCGCGGCCGCGTCTTCGCCACCAGGGCCGAGGCGAACCTCGCGCTCTTCGAGTACATCGACGGCTTCTACAACCCCCGCCGCATCCAGAAACGGCTCGGCTACCTCAGCCCCATCGAGTACGAGGAGAAGCACTACGCCAACCAGGCAGCGACCGAACAAGTGAACCTGAAACCACGTCAACCCACCCTGACCAGCTAGTCAGCCCCTCCCGCAGTGCGGGGGAACCTCAGAGTCGTAGGCGGCCAGTAGCCGGTAGGCGGACAGGCGCCGCAGGTCCTCGTCTGGGACCCATGACGACGTGAGGTCGGACCAGGCGTTGCGGCCGCGGCGGGGGTCGGCCATGACCGGCTTGTAGTCGAGCCAGCTCCATACGTCGGTGATCAGCTTGCGCAGGCCCACAGCGTTCTCCAGGCGGTCGGCCCCCGCGCCGCCTGTTCAGGTTACGGCGTAACCGCTTCTGCCTCGGCGACGGCCGCGGGATGGCCAGGCAGGCCGGGGACGGGGAAGCTCGCGCAGGCGCCGACAAATGCGTCACGTGCGCCGGCCGTCCTCTCCTTCCGGCCCGCGTCCGTCCACCGCTGCTCGCACTCGGCGCGGGTGGGGCTTGCTGCAGTCGCTGGGACGCCGTCGGCCAGCTTGCGACGTTGGGCGAGTAGCCCTTCCCGGCGGCCCTGGTCACCCGCAGCCTTCAGCTCGGCAAGGTGCCGGTCCCGCTTCTCGTCGAAGGAGGGTTCTCTAGATGCGCCCGCACACGCCATCAGCCCTGCCCAGAGGACCATCCCAACAGCGGCCGCCCGTGCCGCTCTTCCGCTCATCAGCATGATCGCGACGCTACACGGGGGGCCGTTTCCTCATCGGGCCGTTTCGGCTCTGTTTCCACAGGGCTGGGGATATCCACGACTCCCCTGGGCTATCTCCGCCCATCGAAGCGACCGTCCTCGGTGTCGTTGACGATGACGTCGAGTTGGTCGGGGTCCGCGAGCTCCGTCAGGCCGTGTACCGCAGCGTCCATCCTGTCGGGGCTGTCCATGCCTTCGACCCAGGTGACCATCTGGTCTTCGAGTTCGGTGT
Above is a genomic segment from Streptomyces sp. NBC_01233 containing:
- a CDS encoding IS3 family transposase translates to MTALVDEHPYLGVEPVLRELNIPSSTYYRWRQAETEPCERRRRDAELTSRIRQVHEESGGIYGSPRVHAVLKREGVHVGRKRVERLMRQAGLAGISPRRGKGFTRRDPDADLAPDLVQRDFTAAGPNRLWVTDLTMIPTGEGPLWLSAIRDAFSRRVVAWETSARADADLVLTSLEYALASREVAPGELIHHADHGCQYTSVKLTTRLVRAGIQASMGSVGDSYDNALAENLWMVIKTECIRGRVFATRAEANLALFEYIDGFYNPRRIQKRLGYLSPIEYEEKHYANQAATEQVNLKPRQPTLTS